One region of Chanodichthys erythropterus isolate Z2021 chromosome 17, ASM2448905v1, whole genome shotgun sequence genomic DNA includes:
- the hspa13 gene encoding heat shock 70 kDa protein 13, translating to MAGEMSIIGSVILALFLAGYLGQQYLPPPKPRVIGLDLGTTFCSVGVFHPGTGEIEVIEDDKGRKSIPSVVSFTPTGVFSGHEGQELSDINPQNTIYDGKRFIGKIFDKESLEREGARYPFKVIFNNGSAEFLVSTNGTFTVTPEFIGSRLLLKMRKIAEKQLGVPISKAVISVPAEFDERQRNYTIRAANLAGLDILRVINEPTAAAMAYGLHKAEVFNVLVVDLGGGTLDVSLLNKQGGMFLTRAMAGNNKLGGQDFTQRLLQYSMERVRQQYGVPPTLKEDIHLLRHAVEAAKLNLTQDPQVHLQVPLHLQTTGENGAQEEKVMFQEKLTRELFEELNADLFQKILAPIETVLTEGHLEKEEVDEIVLVGGSTRIPRIRQLISQYFGKDPNTSVDPDLAVVTGVAIQAGIMGGSWPLQVSAIEIPNRHLRKTNFS from the exons ATGGCTGGAGAAATGTCAATAATAG GTTCTGTAATCCTGGCTTTATTCCTAGCGGGATATCTGGGACAGCAGTACCTGCCTCCTCCGAAGCCCAGGGTCATCGGGTTAGATCTTGGGACCACATTCTGCTCTGTGGGAGTGTTTCACCCTGGCACAGGCGAGATTGAGGTTATTGAAGATGACAAAGGTCGCAAAAGCATCCCGAGTGTGGTGTCGTTCACCCCTACTGGCGTCTTTTCTGGACACGAGGGCCAGGAATTGTCTGACATAAATCCTCAAAACACAATCTACGACGGCAAGAGATTTATAGGGAAGATTTTTGACAAAGAGAGTTTAGAGAGAGAGGGTGCACGATACCCGTTTAAG GTGATATTCAACAATGGGAGTGCAGAATTCCTAGTCTCTACAAACGGCACCTTCACAGTTACTCCTGAATTCATCGGATCCCGTCTTCTCCTCAAAATGAGAAAGATTGCGGAGAAGCAACTGGGAGTTCCTATTAGTAAAGCCGTCATATCAGTACCGGCAGAGTTTGATGAGAGGCAAAGAAACTACACCATAAGAGCTGCTAACCTAGCTG GGCTGGACATTCTGCGGGTGATCAACGAGCCCACGGCGGCCGCAATGGCTTATGGACTTCATAAGGCAGAAGTGTTTAATGTGCTGGTGGTGGATCTGGGAGGAGGAACACTAGATGTGTCACTTCTCAATAAGCAGGGTGGCATGTTCCTCACCAGAGCAATGGCAG GTAATAACAAGCTTGGAGGGCAGGATTTCACCCAGCGTTTGTTGCAGTACTCCATGGAGCGAGTGCGGCAGCAGTACGGCGTACCCCCTACTCTTAAAGAAGACATCCACCTTCTCCGACATGCTGTAGAGGCCGCCAAACTCAACCTCACCCAGGACCCTCAAGTTCATCTCCAAGTTCCTCTTCACCTGCAGACAACAGGAGAGAATGGAGCACAAGAGGAAAAAGTCATGTTTCAGGAGAAGCTGACGCGGGAACTCTTCGAGGAGCTCAATGCGGATCTCTTCCAGAAGATTCTGGCACCTATCGAAACCGTCCTCACAGAGGGCCATCTAGAGAAAGAGGAGGTGGATGAGATTGTCCTGGTCGGAGGATCTACGAGGATCCCCCGCATTAGACAGCTCATCAGTCAGTACTTTGGGAAGGACCCAAACACCTCCGTCGACCCTGACCTGGCTGTGGTGACCGGGGTGGCCATTCAGGCAGGCATCATGGGCGGCTCTTGGCCTCTCCAGGTCAGCGCGATTGAAATTCCCAATAGGCACCTTCGCAAGACCAACTTCAGCTGA
- the samsn1a gene encoding SAM domain-containing protein SAMSN-1a isoform X1: MLQRAASNVSDKPKSLKPKRSTSFGRFDTFRNQHSPSRLEENGTPETDESTAENCEKPGSLGKKMKAISMTMRKRMGKKHVKSYSEDMGDDTEGETENATPAEKSSDRTSNSLESLYSGQSSSSSGGVTSNSDVSSNRDSLKLEEEIAYTGKFCGRAKVHTDFVPSPYDTDSLKLKVGDIISIISKPPMGIWTGMLNNKVGNFKFIYVDVLPEKEKEEEDEAPKIRPVKVCQKPRPNTLLELLERLHLEEYASSLLLNGYQTVDDLKHLKERHLIELNVTDPEHRRKLLAASDCLYVTSKDEEGEMKGGEEEDEDNDCLRDSGCFIPAECPDS, encoded by the exons ATGCTTCAAAGGGCTGCTTCAAATGTATCGGACAAACCTAAAAGTCTTAAACCTAAG CGATCCACAAGTTTTGGGAGATTTGACACATTCAGAAATCAACACTCCCCTTCCAGACTTGAGGAAAATGGAACACCTGAG ACAGATGAATCAACAGCAGAGAACTGTGAGAAACCAGGAAGTTTGGGAAAAAAGATGAAGGCCATTTCGATGACTATGCGTAAAAGGATGGGCAAGAAACATGTCAAATCCTACTCTGAGGACATG GGTGATGACACTGAAGGAGAAACAGAGAATGCGACTCCAGCAGAGAAGAGCTCGGACCGCACCAGCAACTCATTAGAAAGCCTCTACAGTGGACAGAGCTCGTCCAG cTCAGGTGGTGTGACCAGTAATTCAGATGTATCCAGTAACAGAGACAGCCTGAAACTGGAGGAGGAAATAGCATACACGGGGAAGTTCTGTGGGCGAGCCAAAGTACATACAGACTTTGTTCCCAGCCCATATGATACAGACTCCCTCAAACTGAAg GTGGGAGACATCATCAGCATCATAAGTAAACCACCTATGGGAATATGGACCGGAATGCTCAATAATAAAGTGGGAAATTTCAAGTTTATTTATGTGGATGTTCTGCCTGAGAAAgagaaggaggaagaggatgaggcCCCAAAAATAAGACCTGTGAAAGTGTGCCAGAAGCCACGACCAAATACACTTCTGGAGTTATTAGAGAGACTTCATTTAGAG GAATATGCATCTTCTTTACTCTTGAATGGCTACCAGACAGTAGATGACCTCAAACACCTGAAAGAGAGGCATTTGATTGAGCTGAATGTGACTGATCCAGAACACAGACGCAAGTTGCTTGCTGCATCAGACTGCCTCTATGTCACAAGCA AAGACGAAGAGGGAGAGATGAAGGGCGGTGAGGAGGAAGACGAAGATAATGACTGTCTTAGAGACTCGGGTTGTTTTATTCCAGCAGAGTGTCCTGACAGTTGA
- the samsn1a gene encoding SAM domain-containing protein SAMSN-1a isoform X2 — translation MLQRAASNVSDKPKSLKPKRSTSFGRFDTFRNQHSPSRLEENGTPETDESTAENCEKPGSLGKKMKAISMTMRKRMGKKHVKSYSEDMGDDTEGETENATPAEKSSDRTSNSLESLYSGQSSSSGVTSNSDVSSNRDSLKLEEEIAYTGKFCGRAKVHTDFVPSPYDTDSLKLKVGDIISIISKPPMGIWTGMLNNKVGNFKFIYVDVLPEKEKEEEDEAPKIRPVKVCQKPRPNTLLELLERLHLEEYASSLLLNGYQTVDDLKHLKERHLIELNVTDPEHRRKLLAASDCLYVTSKDEEGEMKGGEEEDEDNDCLRDSGCFIPAECPDS, via the exons ATGCTTCAAAGGGCTGCTTCAAATGTATCGGACAAACCTAAAAGTCTTAAACCTAAG CGATCCACAAGTTTTGGGAGATTTGACACATTCAGAAATCAACACTCCCCTTCCAGACTTGAGGAAAATGGAACACCTGAG ACAGATGAATCAACAGCAGAGAACTGTGAGAAACCAGGAAGTTTGGGAAAAAAGATGAAGGCCATTTCGATGACTATGCGTAAAAGGATGGGCAAGAAACATGTCAAATCCTACTCTGAGGACATG GGTGATGACACTGAAGGAGAAACAGAGAATGCGACTCCAGCAGAGAAGAGCTCGGACCGCACCAGCAACTCATTAGAAAGCCTCTACAGTGGACAGAGCTCGTCCA GTGGTGTGACCAGTAATTCAGATGTATCCAGTAACAGAGACAGCCTGAAACTGGAGGAGGAAATAGCATACACGGGGAAGTTCTGTGGGCGAGCCAAAGTACATACAGACTTTGTTCCCAGCCCATATGATACAGACTCCCTCAAACTGAAg GTGGGAGACATCATCAGCATCATAAGTAAACCACCTATGGGAATATGGACCGGAATGCTCAATAATAAAGTGGGAAATTTCAAGTTTATTTATGTGGATGTTCTGCCTGAGAAAgagaaggaggaagaggatgaggcCCCAAAAATAAGACCTGTGAAAGTGTGCCAGAAGCCACGACCAAATACACTTCTGGAGTTATTAGAGAGACTTCATTTAGAG GAATATGCATCTTCTTTACTCTTGAATGGCTACCAGACAGTAGATGACCTCAAACACCTGAAAGAGAGGCATTTGATTGAGCTGAATGTGACTGATCCAGAACACAGACGCAAGTTGCTTGCTGCATCAGACTGCCTCTATGTCACAAGCA AAGACGAAGAGGGAGAGATGAAGGGCGGTGAGGAGGAAGACGAAGATAATGACTGTCTTAGAGACTCGGGTTGTTTTATTCCAGCAGAGTGTCCTGACAGTTGA